One genomic segment of Syngnathus typhle isolate RoL2023-S1 ecotype Sweden linkage group LG8, RoL_Styp_1.0, whole genome shotgun sequence includes these proteins:
- the mtx2 gene encoding metaxin-2, with translation MSLAADAFVSQMAAAEPWPESATLYQPLKEDQILLSDCASSLAVQAYLRMCGLPVQVVCKVNAEYMSPSGKIPFIHVGNQVVSELGPIVQFTKAKGHSLSDGLDDIQRAEMKAYMELVNNMLLTAELYIQWCDDGTAAEITRPRYSSPYSWPLSTILAYQKQWEVRRKMDAIGWGGKNLEQVYEDVSQCCQALSQRLGTQPFFFNKQPTELDALVFGHLFTILTTRLTSTELAERVRSYENLLSFCRRIEQMCFEDRTS, from the exons ATGTCTCTTGCAGCAGATGCCTTCGTGTCGCAAATGGCCG ctgCTGAGCCTTGGCCCGAGAGTGCAACCTTGTACCAGCCGCTTaagg AGGATCAGATTCTGCTTTCGGACTGCGCCTCATCCCTCGCTGTGCAG GCCTACCTGCGGATGTGTGGTCTGCCCGTGCAGGTGGTCTGCAAAGTCAATGCAGAGTACATGTCACCCTCCG GCAAGATCCCCTTCATCCATGTGGGAAACCAGGTGGTGTCGGAACTGGGCCCAATAGTGCAGTTCACTAAAGCCAAG GGTCATTCTCTGAGCGATGGCTTGGATGACATTCAGAGGGCCGAaatgaaagcatacatggaGCTAGTCAACAACATGCTGCTGACGGCTGAG TTATACATACAGTGGTGTGACGACGGCACAGCTGCTGAG ATCACTCGTCCCAGGTACAGCAGCCCCTACTCGTGGCCCCTCAGTACCATCCTGGCCTATCAGAAGCAGTGGGAGGTGCGCCGGAAGATGGACGCCATTGGCTGGGGAGGGAAAAATTTGGAGCAG GTGTACGAGGACGTGAGTCAGTGCTGCCAGGCTCTCTCGCAGCGCCTCGGAACGCAGCCCTTCTTCTTCAATAAACA GCCGACGGAGCTGGACGCGCTGGTGTTCGGTCACCTGTTTACCATCCTGACCACTCGGCTGACCAGCACCGAGCTAGCCGAGCGCGTGCGGAGCTACGAAAACCTGCTGTCTTTCTGCAGGCGCATCGAGCAGATGTGCTTTGAGGATAGGACCTCCTGA